A DNA window from Salvelinus sp. IW2-2015 linkage group LG4q.1:29, ASM291031v2, whole genome shotgun sequence contains the following coding sequences:
- the add1 gene encoding alpha-adducin isoform X4, which produces MNGDSGAVVVTALPPTTAPHKERYFDRVDESSPEYQRERNMAPDLRQDFNMMEQRKRVSMILQSPAFCDELDTMIQDQLKRGKTPTSLLALQQIADFMTTSIPSMYPAAPQGGMAALSMSLGMVTPVNDLRGSDSISYEKGEKLLRCKLAAFYRLTDLFGWSQLIYNHLTVRVNSDQERFIVVPFGLLYSEVSASSLVKINIQGEIVDRGSTNLGVNQAGFTLHSAIYAARPDVKCIVHVHTPAGAAVSAMKCGLLPISPEALNLGEVAYHDYHGILIDKEENVLIQKNLGPTSKVLILRNHGLVSVGETVEEAFYYIHNLVTACEIQVRTLASAGGPGNLVMLDPAKYKSRPRCSEHVEGSTHPKWLVGEQEFEAYMRMLDNLGYRTGYPYRCPALRDKAKKFGSGVEIAPSATGSSYAEDSDSGARSPLKHSVQRQQRDKTRWLNSGRPEEAYEEGPDGGSPKSKTKVWTNITHDHVKPLLRSLSSGVCVPSCITNCLWTNEEGMRQAAVANQFVPLNTNPKEVLEMRNKIREQNLKDIKTAGPESQVLCAGSMVDRSFVQGELVTASKAIIEKEYQPRVIINQKGPNPFNKQFDQELEEYRKEVELKQKGPDVQGEGSSTASTQLPSPGPGEGGLSPSTSPQKPALKPKPLCVPEKGLEVSETPSTATPTTTTSFPSRDTLTQSEDGQESPGTSTGSGPKGYGGDSRPESPHKDFHCAVLKALRTANXELAALTLLEAPDALPEPEEEVKGQSQTCTPPSTPVRAEEGDGNAREYLLP; this is translated from the exons ATGAACGGTGACTCAGGTGCTGTGGTGGTGACTGCCCTCCCGCCCACCACCGCCCCCCACAAGGAGCGCTACTTTGACCGTGTGGATGAAAGCAGCCCGGAGTACCAGCGTGAGAGGAACATGGCTCCAGACCTCAGACAGGACTTCAACATGATGGAGCAGAGGAAGAGGGTCTCCATGATCCTGCAGAGCCCG gCGTTTTGTGATGAGCTGGATACGATGATTCAGGACCAGCTGAAGAGGGGAAAGACCCCCACCAGCCTGTTGGCCCTGCAGCAGATAGCTGACTTCATGACCACCAGTATCCCCTCCATGTACCCCGCAGCGCCACAGGGAGGCATGGCTGCACTCAGCATGA gtcTGGGTATGGTAACTCCAGTGAATGACCTGCGTGGATCTGACTCGATCTCCtatgagaaaggagagaaactGCTTCGTTGTAAGCTGGCTGCCTTCTACCGTCTGACAGACCTCTTTGGCTGGTCCCAGCTCATCTACAACCACTTAACC GTCAGGGTGAATTCAGATCAGGAGAGGTTCATTGTTGTCCCTTTTGGGCTTCTGTACAGTGAAGTCTCCGCCTCAAGTCTG GTGAAGATTAATATACAAGGGGAGATTGTGGACCGGGGGAGCACCAATCTAGGTGTCAACCAGGCTGGCTTCACTCTCCACTCAGCCATCTACGCGGCCCGGCCAGACGTCAAGTGCATTGTGCACGTCCACACACCGGCAGGAGCTGCA GTGTCGGCCATGAAGTGTGGCCTGTTACCCATCTCTCCAGAGGCCCTGAACCTGGGGGAGGTGGCCTACCATGACTACCACGGCATCCTCATAGACAAAGAGGAGAACGTCCTCATACAGAAGAACCTGGGGCCAACCAGCAAG GTTCTGATCCTGAGAAACCATGGTCTGGTGTCTGTTGGGGAGACTGTGGAGGAAGCCTTCTACTATATCCACAACCTGGTCACTGCATGTGAGATCCAG GTGCGCACCCTAGCCAGTGCTGGAGGACCTGGTAACCTGGTGATGCTGGACCCTGCTAAGTACAAATCCCGGCCACGGTGCTCTGAGCATGTCGAGGGCTCCACACACCCAAAGTGGCTGGTCGGGGAGCAGGAGTTTGAGGCTTACATGAGGATGCTGGATAACCTG ggtTACAGGACAGGCTACCCTTACAGGTGCCCTGCCCTGCGAGACAAAGCTAAAAAGTTCGGCAGCGGCGTAGAGATCGCTCCCTCAGCCACGGGCTCTTCCTATGCCGAGGACAGTGACTCGGGCGCTCGCTCCCCTCTCAAGCACAGCGTTCAGAGGCAGCAGCGTGACAAGACCCGCTGGCTCAACTCGGGCCGGCCGGAAGAGGCCTACGAGGAAGGGCCCGACGGTGGCAGCCCCAAGTCGAAGACTAAGGTGTGGACGAACATTACACACGATCACGTCAAACCCTTGCTGCGGTCTCTCTCGTCCGGTGTCTGCGTGCCAAGCTGTATTACCAACTGCTTG TGGACGAATGAGGAAGGGATGCGACAGGCTGCAGTGGCCAATCAGTTTGTCCCGCTCAACACAAACCCCAAGGAGGTGCTGGAGATGAGGAACAAG ATCCGAGAGCAGAACCTTAAGGACATCAAGACGGCAGGGCCTGAGTCCCAGGTGCTGTGTGCTGGAAGCATGGTGGACCGCTCCTTTGTCCAG GGAGAGCTGGTGACGGCGTCTAAGGCCATCATAGAGAAGGAGTACCAGCCCAGAGTCATCATCAACCAGAAAGGCCCCAACCCCTTCAACAAGCAGTTCGACCAGGAGCTGGAGGAATACCGCAAGGAGGTGGAACTCAAACAGAAAGGACCCGATG TACAGGGTGAAGGGTCCTCCACAGCCAGCACACAGCTTCCTTCACCTGGGCCTGGGGAGGGAGGCCTGTCCCCCTCGACCTCCCCACAGAAGCCTGCACTGAAGCCAAAGCCCCTCTGTGTCCCAGAGAAGGGACTGGAGGTCTCAGAGACCCCCTCCACGGCcacccctaccaccaccacctctttcCCCAGCCGAGACACCCTGACACAGTCGGAGGATGGTCAGGAGAGCCCTGGGACGTCCACAGGGTCGGGGCCCAAGGGCTACGGGGGAGATTCCCGCCCAGAGTCTCCTCACAAGGATTTTCACTGTGCCGTGCTGAAGGCCCTCAGGACCGCCAACARAGAACTGGCTGCCCTCACCCTCCTTGAGGCTCcag ATGCGTTACCGGAGCCTGAGGAAGAGGTGAAGGGTCAGAGTCAGACCTGCACGCCCCCCAGCACCCCTGTCAGAGCAGAGGAAG GAGATGGAAATGCTAGAGAGTACCTGTTGCCATAG
- the add1 gene encoding alpha-adducin isoform X3: MNGDSGAVVVTALPPTTAPHKERYFDRVDESSPEYQRERNMAPDLRQDFNMMEQRKRVSMILQSPAFCDELDTMIQDQLKRGKTPTSLLALQQIADFMTTSIPSMYPAAPQGGMAALSMSLGMVTPVNDLRGSDSISYEKGEKLLRCKLAAFYRLTDLFGWSQLIYNHLTVRVNSDQERFIVVPFGLLYSEVSASSLVKINIQGEIVDRGSTNLGVNQAGFTLHSAIYAARPDVKCIVHVHTPAGAAVSAMKCGLLPISPEALNLGEVAYHDYHGILIDKEENVLIQKNLGPTSKVLILRNHGLVSVGETVEEAFYYIHNLVTACEIQVRTLASAGGPGNLVMLDPAKYKSRPRCSEHVEGSTHPKWLVGEQEFEAYMRMLDNLGYRTGYPYRCPALRDKAKKFGSGVEIAPSATGSSYAEDSDSGARSPLKHSVQRQQRDKTRWLNSGRPEEAYEEGPDGGSPKSKTKVWTNITHDHVKPLLRSLSSGVCVPSCITNCLWTNEEGMRQAAVANQFVPLNTNPKEVLEMRNKIREQNLKDIKTAGPESQVLCAGSMVDRSFVQGELVTASKAIIEKEYQPRVIINQKGPNPFNKQFDQELEEYRKEVELKQKGPDVQGEGSSTASTQLPSPGPGEGGLSPSTSPQKPALKPKPLCVPEKGLEVSETPSTATPTTTTSFPSRDTLTQSEDGQESPGTSTGSGPKGYGGDSRPESPHKDFHCAVLKALRTANXELAALTLLEAPDALPEPEEEVKGQSQTCTPPSTPVRAEEGDGNAREYLLP; this comes from the exons ATGAACGGTGACTCAGGTGCTGTGGTGGTGACTGCCCTCCCGCCCACCACCGCCCCCCACAAGGAGCGCTACTTTGACCGTGTGGATGAAAGCAGCCCGGAGTACCAGCGTGAGAGGAACATGGCTCCAGACCTCAGACAGGACTTCAACATGATGGAGCAGAGGAAGAGGGTCTCCATGATCCTGCAGAGCCCG gCGTTTTGTGATGAGCTGGATACGATGATTCAGGACCAGCTGAAGAGGGGAAAGACCCCCACCAGCCTGTTGGCCCTGCAGCAGATAGCTGACTTCATGACCACCAGTATCCCCTCCATGTACCCCGCAGCGCCACAGGGAGGCATGGCTGCACTCAGCATGA gtcTGGGTATGGTAACTCCAGTGAATGACCTGCGTGGATCTGACTCGATCTCCtatgagaaaggagagaaactGCTTCGTTGTAAGCTGGCTGCCTTCTACCGTCTGACAGACCTCTTTGGCTGGTCCCAGCTCATCTACAACCACTTAACC GTCAGGGTGAATTCAGATCAGGAGAGGTTCATTGTTGTCCCTTTTGGGCTTCTGTACAGTGAAGTCTCCGCCTCAAGTCTG GTGAAGATTAATATACAAGGGGAGATTGTGGACCGGGGGAGCACCAATCTAGGTGTCAACCAGGCTGGCTTCACTCTCCACTCAGCCATCTACGCGGCCCGGCCAGACGTCAAGTGCATTGTGCACGTCCACACACCGGCAGGAGCTGCA GTGTCGGCCATGAAGTGTGGCCTGTTACCCATCTCTCCAGAGGCCCTGAACCTGGGGGAGGTGGCCTACCATGACTACCACGGCATCCTCATAGACAAAGAGGAGAACGTCCTCATACAGAAGAACCTGGGGCCAACCAGCAAG GTTCTGATCCTGAGAAACCATGGTCTGGTGTCTGTTGGGGAGACTGTGGAGGAAGCCTTCTACTATATCCACAACCTGGTCACTGCATGTGAGATCCAG GTGCGCACCCTAGCCAGTGCTGGAGGACCTGGTAACCTGGTGATGCTGGACCCTGCTAAGTACAAATCCCGGCCACGGTGCTCTGAGCATGTCGAGGGCTCCACACACCCAAAGTGGCTGGTCGGGGAGCAGGAGTTTGAGGCTTACATGAGGATGCTGGATAACCTG ggtTACAGGACAGGCTACCCTTACAGGTGCCCTGCCCTGCGAGACAAAGCTAAAAAGTTCGGCAGCGGCGTAGAGATCGCTCCCTCAGCCACGGGCTCTTCCTATGCCGAGGACAGTGACTCGGGCGCTCGCTCCCCTCTCAAGCACAGCGTTCAGAGGCAGCAGCGTGACAAGACCCGCTGGCTCAACTCGGGCCGGCCGGAAGAGGCCTACGAGGAAGGGCCCGACGGTGGCAGCCCCAAGTCGAAGACTAAGGTGTGGACGAACATTACACACGATCACGTCAAACCCTTGCTGCGGTCTCTCTCGTCCGGTGTCTGCGTGCCAAGCTGTATTACCAACTGCTTG TGGACGAATGAGGAAGGGATGCGACAGGCTGCAGTGGCCAATCAGTTTGTCCCGCTCAACACAAACCCCAAGGAGGTGCTGGAGATGAGGAACAAG ATCCGAGAGCAGAACCTTAAGGACATCAAGACGGCAGGGCCTGAGTCCCAGGTGCTGTGTGCTGGAAGCATGGTGGACCGCTCCTTTGTCCAG GGAGAGCTGGTGACGGCGTCTAAGGCCATCATAGAGAAGGAGTACCAGCCCAGAGTCATCATCAACCAGAAAGGCCCCAACCCCTTCAACAAGCAGTTCGACCAGGAGCTGGAGGAATACCGCAAGGAGGTGGAACTCAAACAGAAAGGACCCGATG TACAGGGTGAAGGGTCCTCCACAGCCAGCACACAGCTTCCTTCACCTGGGCCTGGGGAGGGAGGCCTGTCCCCCTCGACCTCCCCACAGAAGCCTGCACTGAAGCCAAAGCCCCTCTGTGTCCCAGAGAAGGGACTGGAGGTCTCAGAGACCCCCTCCACGGCcacccctaccaccaccacctctttcCCCAGCCGAGACACCCTGACACAGTCGGAGGATGGTCAGGAGAGCCCTGGGACGTCCACAGGGTCGGGGCCCAAGGGCTACGGGGGAGATTCCCGCCCAGAGTCTCCTCACAAGGATTTTCACTGTGCCGTGCTGAAGGCCCTCAGGACCGCCAACARAGAACTGGCTGCCCTCACCCTCCTTGAGGCTCcag ATGCGTTACCGGAGCCTGAGGAAGAGGTGAAGGGTCAGAGTCAGACCTGCACGCCCCCCAGCACCCCTGTCAGAGCAGAGGAAG GAGATGGAAATGCTAGAGAGTACCTGTTGCCATA a
- the add1 gene encoding alpha-adducin isoform X1, whose product MNGDSGAVVVTALPPTTAPHKERYFDRVDESSPEYQRERNMAPDLRQDFNMMEQRKRVSMILQSPAFCDELDTMIQDQLKRGKTPTSLLALQQIADFMTTSIPSMYPAAPQGGMAALSMSLGMVTPVNDLRGSDSISYEKGEKLLRCKLAAFYRLTDLFGWSQLIYNHLTVRVNSDQERFIVVPFGLLYSEVSASSLVKINIQGEIVDRGSTNLGVNQAGFTLHSAIYAARPDVKCIVHVHTPAGAAVSAMKCGLLPISPEALNLGEVAYHDYHGILIDKEENVLIQKNLGPTSKVLILRNHGLVSVGETVEEAFYYIHNLVTACEIQVRTLASAGGPGNLVMLDPAKYKSRPRCSEHVEGSTHPKWLVGEQEFEAYMRMLDNLGYRTGYPYRCPALRDKAKKFGSGVEIAPSATGSSYAEDSDSGARSPLKHSVQRQQRDKTRWLNSGRPEEAYEEGPDGGSPKSKTKVWTNITHDHVKPLLRSLSSGVCVPSCITNCLWTNEEGMRQAAVANQFVPLNTNPKEVLEMRNKIREQNLKDIKTAGPESQVLCAGSMVDRSFVQGELVTASKAIIEKEYQPRVIINQKGPNPFNKQFDQELEEYRKEVELKQKGPDVQGEGSSTASTQLPSPGPGEGGLSPSTSPQKPALKPKPLCVPEKGLEVSETPSTATPTTTTSFPSRDTLTQSEDGQESPGTSTGSGPKGYGGDSRPESPHKDFHCAVLKALRTANXELAALTLLEAPDALPEPEEEVKGQSQTCTPPSTPVRAEEEPQPEHTYKDESDQATLRQTLPDLSQDNQPSDTPAPTLPAKDPTPAPPATTEGEEPADASAAGNQDCEQDGDEYPSKSPSKKKKTFRTPSFLKKNKKKMEEKEQKAKET is encoded by the exons ATGAACGGTGACTCAGGTGCTGTGGTGGTGACTGCCCTCCCGCCCACCACCGCCCCCCACAAGGAGCGCTACTTTGACCGTGTGGATGAAAGCAGCCCGGAGTACCAGCGTGAGAGGAACATGGCTCCAGACCTCAGACAGGACTTCAACATGATGGAGCAGAGGAAGAGGGTCTCCATGATCCTGCAGAGCCCG gCGTTTTGTGATGAGCTGGATACGATGATTCAGGACCAGCTGAAGAGGGGAAAGACCCCCACCAGCCTGTTGGCCCTGCAGCAGATAGCTGACTTCATGACCACCAGTATCCCCTCCATGTACCCCGCAGCGCCACAGGGAGGCATGGCTGCACTCAGCATGA gtcTGGGTATGGTAACTCCAGTGAATGACCTGCGTGGATCTGACTCGATCTCCtatgagaaaggagagaaactGCTTCGTTGTAAGCTGGCTGCCTTCTACCGTCTGACAGACCTCTTTGGCTGGTCCCAGCTCATCTACAACCACTTAACC GTCAGGGTGAATTCAGATCAGGAGAGGTTCATTGTTGTCCCTTTTGGGCTTCTGTACAGTGAAGTCTCCGCCTCAAGTCTG GTGAAGATTAATATACAAGGGGAGATTGTGGACCGGGGGAGCACCAATCTAGGTGTCAACCAGGCTGGCTTCACTCTCCACTCAGCCATCTACGCGGCCCGGCCAGACGTCAAGTGCATTGTGCACGTCCACACACCGGCAGGAGCTGCA GTGTCGGCCATGAAGTGTGGCCTGTTACCCATCTCTCCAGAGGCCCTGAACCTGGGGGAGGTGGCCTACCATGACTACCACGGCATCCTCATAGACAAAGAGGAGAACGTCCTCATACAGAAGAACCTGGGGCCAACCAGCAAG GTTCTGATCCTGAGAAACCATGGTCTGGTGTCTGTTGGGGAGACTGTGGAGGAAGCCTTCTACTATATCCACAACCTGGTCACTGCATGTGAGATCCAG GTGCGCACCCTAGCCAGTGCTGGAGGACCTGGTAACCTGGTGATGCTGGACCCTGCTAAGTACAAATCCCGGCCACGGTGCTCTGAGCATGTCGAGGGCTCCACACACCCAAAGTGGCTGGTCGGGGAGCAGGAGTTTGAGGCTTACATGAGGATGCTGGATAACCTG ggtTACAGGACAGGCTACCCTTACAGGTGCCCTGCCCTGCGAGACAAAGCTAAAAAGTTCGGCAGCGGCGTAGAGATCGCTCCCTCAGCCACGGGCTCTTCCTATGCCGAGGACAGTGACTCGGGCGCTCGCTCCCCTCTCAAGCACAGCGTTCAGAGGCAGCAGCGTGACAAGACCCGCTGGCTCAACTCGGGCCGGCCGGAAGAGGCCTACGAGGAAGGGCCCGACGGTGGCAGCCCCAAGTCGAAGACTAAGGTGTGGACGAACATTACACACGATCACGTCAAACCCTTGCTGCGGTCTCTCTCGTCCGGTGTCTGCGTGCCAAGCTGTATTACCAACTGCTTG TGGACGAATGAGGAAGGGATGCGACAGGCTGCAGTGGCCAATCAGTTTGTCCCGCTCAACACAAACCCCAAGGAGGTGCTGGAGATGAGGAACAAG ATCCGAGAGCAGAACCTTAAGGACATCAAGACGGCAGGGCCTGAGTCCCAGGTGCTGTGTGCTGGAAGCATGGTGGACCGCTCCTTTGTCCAG GGAGAGCTGGTGACGGCGTCTAAGGCCATCATAGAGAAGGAGTACCAGCCCAGAGTCATCATCAACCAGAAAGGCCCCAACCCCTTCAACAAGCAGTTCGACCAGGAGCTGGAGGAATACCGCAAGGAGGTGGAACTCAAACAGAAAGGACCCGATG TACAGGGTGAAGGGTCCTCCACAGCCAGCACACAGCTTCCTTCACCTGGGCCTGGGGAGGGAGGCCTGTCCCCCTCGACCTCCCCACAGAAGCCTGCACTGAAGCCAAAGCCCCTCTGTGTCCCAGAGAAGGGACTGGAGGTCTCAGAGACCCCCTCCACGGCcacccctaccaccaccacctctttcCCCAGCCGAGACACCCTGACACAGTCGGAGGATGGTCAGGAGAGCCCTGGGACGTCCACAGGGTCGGGGCCCAAGGGCTACGGGGGAGATTCCCGCCCAGAGTCTCCTCACAAGGATTTTCACTGTGCCGTGCTGAAGGCCCTCAGGACCGCCAACARAGAACTGGCTGCCCTCACCCTCCTTGAGGCTCcag ATGCGTTACCGGAGCCTGAGGAAGAGGTGAAGGGTCAGAGTCAGACCTGCACGCCCCCCAGCACCCCTGTCAGAGCAGAGGAAG agccccagccGGAGCACACCTATAAGGACGAGAGTGACCAGGCTACACTGAGACAGACCCTCCCTGACCTGTCCCAAGACAACCAACCCTCCGACACCCCAGCCCCCACCCTCCCCGCCAAAGACCCCACTCCTGCCCCTCCCGCCACCACTGAGGGGGAGGAGCCTGCTGACGCTTCCGCCGCCGGCAACCAAGACTGTGAACAGGACGGTGACGAATATCCCAGCAAATCACCTTCCAAGAAGAAGAAGACGTTCCGCACTCCCTCCTTcctcaagaaaaacaaaaagaagatGGAAGAAAAGGAACAAAAAGCAAAGGAAACCTAG
- the add1 gene encoding alpha-adducin isoform X5 encodes MNGDSGAVVVTALPPTTAPHKERYFDRVDESSPEYQRERNMAPDLRQDFNMMEQRKRVSMILQSPAFCDELDTMIQDQLKRGKTPTSLLALQQIADFMTTSIPSMYPAAPQGGMAALSMSLGMVTPVNDLRGSDSISYEKGEKLLRCKLAAFYRLTDLFGWSQLIYNHLTVRVNSDQERFIVVPFGLLYSEVSASSLVKINIQGEIVDRGSTNLGVNQAGFTLHSAIYAARPDVKCIVHVHTPAGAAVSAMKCGLLPISPEALNLGEVAYHDYHGILIDKEENVLIQKNLGPTSKVLILRNHGLVSVGETVEEAFYYIHNLVTACEIQVRTLASAGGPGNLVMLDPAKYKSRPRCSEHVEGSTHPKWLVGEQEFEAYMRMLDNLGYRTGYPYRCPALRDKAKKFGSGVEIAPSATGSSYAEDSDSGARSPLKHSVQRQQRDKTRWLNSGRPEEAYEEGPDGGSPKSKTKVWTNITHDHVKPLLRSLSSGVCVPSCITNCLWTNEEGMRQAAVANQFVPLNTNPKEVLEMRNKIREQNLKDIKTAGPESQVLCAGSMVDRSFVQGELVTASKAIIEKEYQPRVIINQKGPNPFNKQFDQELEEYRKEVELKQKGPDVQGEGSSTASTQLPSPGPGEGGLSPSTSPQKPALKPKPLCVPEKGLEVSETPSTATPTTTTSFPSRDTLTQSEDGQESPGTSTGSGPKGYGGDSRPESPHKDFHCAVLKALRTANXELAALTLLEAPDALPEPEEEVKGQSQTCTPPSTPVRAEEDGNAREYLLP; translated from the exons ATGAACGGTGACTCAGGTGCTGTGGTGGTGACTGCCCTCCCGCCCACCACCGCCCCCCACAAGGAGCGCTACTTTGACCGTGTGGATGAAAGCAGCCCGGAGTACCAGCGTGAGAGGAACATGGCTCCAGACCTCAGACAGGACTTCAACATGATGGAGCAGAGGAAGAGGGTCTCCATGATCCTGCAGAGCCCG gCGTTTTGTGATGAGCTGGATACGATGATTCAGGACCAGCTGAAGAGGGGAAAGACCCCCACCAGCCTGTTGGCCCTGCAGCAGATAGCTGACTTCATGACCACCAGTATCCCCTCCATGTACCCCGCAGCGCCACAGGGAGGCATGGCTGCACTCAGCATGA gtcTGGGTATGGTAACTCCAGTGAATGACCTGCGTGGATCTGACTCGATCTCCtatgagaaaggagagaaactGCTTCGTTGTAAGCTGGCTGCCTTCTACCGTCTGACAGACCTCTTTGGCTGGTCCCAGCTCATCTACAACCACTTAACC GTCAGGGTGAATTCAGATCAGGAGAGGTTCATTGTTGTCCCTTTTGGGCTTCTGTACAGTGAAGTCTCCGCCTCAAGTCTG GTGAAGATTAATATACAAGGGGAGATTGTGGACCGGGGGAGCACCAATCTAGGTGTCAACCAGGCTGGCTTCACTCTCCACTCAGCCATCTACGCGGCCCGGCCAGACGTCAAGTGCATTGTGCACGTCCACACACCGGCAGGAGCTGCA GTGTCGGCCATGAAGTGTGGCCTGTTACCCATCTCTCCAGAGGCCCTGAACCTGGGGGAGGTGGCCTACCATGACTACCACGGCATCCTCATAGACAAAGAGGAGAACGTCCTCATACAGAAGAACCTGGGGCCAACCAGCAAG GTTCTGATCCTGAGAAACCATGGTCTGGTGTCTGTTGGGGAGACTGTGGAGGAAGCCTTCTACTATATCCACAACCTGGTCACTGCATGTGAGATCCAG GTGCGCACCCTAGCCAGTGCTGGAGGACCTGGTAACCTGGTGATGCTGGACCCTGCTAAGTACAAATCCCGGCCACGGTGCTCTGAGCATGTCGAGGGCTCCACACACCCAAAGTGGCTGGTCGGGGAGCAGGAGTTTGAGGCTTACATGAGGATGCTGGATAACCTG ggtTACAGGACAGGCTACCCTTACAGGTGCCCTGCCCTGCGAGACAAAGCTAAAAAGTTCGGCAGCGGCGTAGAGATCGCTCCCTCAGCCACGGGCTCTTCCTATGCCGAGGACAGTGACTCGGGCGCTCGCTCCCCTCTCAAGCACAGCGTTCAGAGGCAGCAGCGTGACAAGACCCGCTGGCTCAACTCGGGCCGGCCGGAAGAGGCCTACGAGGAAGGGCCCGACGGTGGCAGCCCCAAGTCGAAGACTAAGGTGTGGACGAACATTACACACGATCACGTCAAACCCTTGCTGCGGTCTCTCTCGTCCGGTGTCTGCGTGCCAAGCTGTATTACCAACTGCTTG TGGACGAATGAGGAAGGGATGCGACAGGCTGCAGTGGCCAATCAGTTTGTCCCGCTCAACACAAACCCCAAGGAGGTGCTGGAGATGAGGAACAAG ATCCGAGAGCAGAACCTTAAGGACATCAAGACGGCAGGGCCTGAGTCCCAGGTGCTGTGTGCTGGAAGCATGGTGGACCGCTCCTTTGTCCAG GGAGAGCTGGTGACGGCGTCTAAGGCCATCATAGAGAAGGAGTACCAGCCCAGAGTCATCATCAACCAGAAAGGCCCCAACCCCTTCAACAAGCAGTTCGACCAGGAGCTGGAGGAATACCGCAAGGAGGTGGAACTCAAACAGAAAGGACCCGATG TACAGGGTGAAGGGTCCTCCACAGCCAGCACACAGCTTCCTTCACCTGGGCCTGGGGAGGGAGGCCTGTCCCCCTCGACCTCCCCACAGAAGCCTGCACTGAAGCCAAAGCCCCTCTGTGTCCCAGAGAAGGGACTGGAGGTCTCAGAGACCCCCTCCACGGCcacccctaccaccaccacctctttcCCCAGCCGAGACACCCTGACACAGTCGGAGGATGGTCAGGAGAGCCCTGGGACGTCCACAGGGTCGGGGCCCAAGGGCTACGGGGGAGATTCCCGCCCAGAGTCTCCTCACAAGGATTTTCACTGTGCCGTGCTGAAGGCCCTCAGGACCGCCAACARAGAACTGGCTGCCCTCACCCTCCTTGAGGCTCcag ATGCGTTACCGGAGCCTGAGGAAGAGGTGAAGGGTCAGAGTCAGACCTGCACGCCCCCCAGCACCCCTGTCAGAGCAGAGGAAG ATGGAAATGCTAGAGAGTACCTGTTGCCATA a